The Apium graveolens cultivar Ventura chromosome 6, ASM990537v1, whole genome shotgun sequence genome contains a region encoding:
- the LOC141666613 gene encoding U-box domain-containing protein 45-like: MSGHSSTWHLAFTKLRFFARIRRFLQLKSHIKRHEPSDLSYNRAKVADASDQEGQKEEEMVILQRSVKKLHFGSCEEKDVAAKDIKRLASESLNWRKLMAELGVVPPLVGMVGSEVVARRRLAVQALIELANGTYTNKALIMDAGILSKLPKNIGILEEETVHDFAQLMLSLSSLANSQFPINSSIIISFVISVLEADSSLDTKESCLGTLYSLSNMLDNAKTLASHTVIDILLGLSSIKQTSEKALATLGNLVVTSMGKKTLESNPMMVKSLIEIMTWDDKPRSQEVSAYVLMILAHQSPVQRQKMANAGIVPVLLQVSLLGSPLAQKRAMKLLQWFKEERQTRMRPHSGPQTQKFSACSPVNQRDVIQGKKIMKNMVKQSLYKNMESMARRANGDEGSSKLKYLVISSSSKSLPY, translated from the exons ATGTCCGGTCATAGTTCAACATGGCACTTGGCTTTCACAAAACTGCGTTTCTTTGCTCGAATTAGACGATTCCTTCAGCTTAAGAGCCACATCAAGCGACATGAGCCATCTGATCTTTCCTACAATAGAGCCAAAGTTGCAGATGCAAGTGATCAAGAAGGACAGAAAGAAGAGGAGATGGTGATCTTGCAAAGGTCAGTAAAGAAACTTCACTTTGGGAGCTGCGAAGAGAAGGATGTGGCTGCAAAAGATATTAAGAGACTGGCCTCAGAAAGTTTAAATTGGCGGAAATTAATGGCAGAGCTAGGTGTTGTTCCTCCCCTAGTAGGGATGGTTGGTTCAGAAGTGGTGGCACGTAGGAGGTTGGCAGTTCAAGCGCTTATTGAGCTTGCTAATGGCACATACAC GAACAAAGCTCTAATAATGGATGCAGGAATCTTATCAAAACTACCCAAGAACATTGGTATTTTAGAGGAAGAAACAGTGCATGATTTTGCACAGCTAATGCTTTCCTTATCATCCTTAGCCAATAGCCAGTTCCCCATAAACTCATCAATTATCATTTCGTTCGTGATCTCTGTTCTTGAAGCAGATTCAAGTCTTGACACAAAAGAGTCATGTTTAGGTACATTGTACAGTCTTTCTAACATGCTAGACAATGCAAAAACTTTGGCTTCCCATACAGTAATCGACATTTTGTTGGGGCTCTCTTCTATTAAACAGACATCAGAAAAAGCTCTTGCAACCTTGGGAAATTTGGTAGTTACCTCAATGGGAAAGAAAACTTTGGAAAGTAATCCAATGATGGTGAAGAGCTTGATAGAGATCATGACATGGGATGATAAACCAAGAAGCCAAGAGGTATCTGCTTACGTTTTGATGATTTTAGCACATCAAAGCCCGGTACAAAGACAAAAAATGGCAAATGCGGGAATTGTTCCTGTTCTTCTTCAAGTGTCTTTATTAGGCAGTCCTTTGGCACAAAAAAGAGCAATGAAATTGCTACAATGGTTTAAAGAAGAACGACAGACCAGAATGAGGCCTCATTCAGGTCCTCAGACGCAAAAATTCTCCGCCTGCTCTCCTGTGAATCAAAGAGATGTGATTCAAgggaagaaaataatgaaaaacaTGGTGAAACAAAGTTTGTACAAAAATATGGAATCAATGGCTAGGCGTGCTAATGGCGATGAAGGCTCTTCTAAGCTCAAGTACTTGGTTATCAGTTCAAGTTCAAAGAGCTTGCCTTATTAG